The following proteins come from a genomic window of Dromaius novaehollandiae isolate bDroNov1 chromosome 19, bDroNov1.hap1, whole genome shotgun sequence:
- the RAD51D gene encoding DNA repair protein RAD51 homolog 4 isoform X2: MALLRAGLCPGLTAEMVPLLRASGLRTVVDFVSSDLEEVAQKCSLSYKALVAVRRVLLAQFSAFPANGADLYEELKSSTAILSTGIASLDKLLDSGLYTGEVTELMGVPGSGKTQVCLSIAASVSLCLKQHVLFLDSTGGFTASRLYQMLQAQPEDEEEQLEALQRVQVVRVFDVYEMLRALQELRDSLSQQVLSSTGPLKVVLIDSVSAVIYPLLGGKQSEGLALMMQLARELKMLAREFSLAVVVTNQVTRDSSAGPLKPALGRSWSFVPSTRVLLESKETTWEKANMQRIASLAKSPRQAME, translated from the exons atGGCGCTGCTgcgggccgggctctgccccggcctCACGGCGGAGATGGTGCCGCTGCTCCGGGCCAGCGGCCTCCGCACGG TGGTGGACTTCGTGTCGTCAGACCTGGAGGAAGTTGCGCAGAAGTGTTCCCTCTCTTACAAG GCCCTGGTTGCTGTGAGACGTGTGCTCCTGGCCCAGTTCTCAGCCTTCCCTGCCAATGGAGCAGACCTCTATGAGGAGCTCAAAAGCTCCACAGCCATCTTGTCCACGGGGATCGCCAG CTTGGACAAGCTGCTGGACTCTGGGCTGTACACGGGGGAAGTGACAGAGCTCATGGGAGTGCCTGGCAGTGGGAAGACACAG GTGTGCCTCAGCATTGCAGCCAGCGTGTCTCTCTGCCTCAAGCAGCACGTCCTGTTTCTCGACTCCACGGGGGGATTCACAGCCTCCCGCCTCTACCAGATGCTTCAAGCCCAGCCAGAGGACGAGGAAGAACAG CTGGAGGCTCTGCAGCGGGTGCAGGTGGTCCGAGTGTTTGATGTCTACGAAATGCTGAGAGCCTTGCAGGAGCTCCGGGACAGCCTCTCGCAGCAG GTCCTGAGCTCCACGGGACCTCTCAAGGTCGTGCTGATTGACTCCGTTTCGGCTGTGATTTACCCGCTGCTGGGAGGCAAGCAGTCGGAGG GCTTGGCCCTCATGATGCAGCTGGCCAGGGAGCTGAAGATGCTGGCCAGGGAGTTCAGCCTTGCAGTTGTG GTGACTAACCAGGTGACGAGGGACAGCAGCGCTGGCCCCCTGAAGCCAGCGCTTGGCCGCTCCTGGAGCTTTGTGCCCAGCACCCGGGTGCTGCTGGAGAGCAAAGAGACGACCTGGGAGAAGGCCAACATGCAGCGCATTGCCTCCCTGGCAAAATCACCTCGGCAG GCAATGGAGTGA
- the RAD51D gene encoding DNA repair protein RAD51 homolog 4 isoform X1, with protein MALLRAGLCPGLTAEMVPLLRASGLRTVVDFVSSDLEEVAQKCSLSYKALVAVRRVLLAQFSAFPANGADLYEELKSSTAILSTGIASLDKLLDSGLYTGEVTELMGVPGSGKTQVCLSIAASVSLCLKQHVLFLDSTGGFTASRLYQMLQAQPEDEEEQLEALQRVQVVRVFDVYEMLRALQELRDSLSQQVLSSTGPLKVVLIDSVSAVIYPLLGGKQSEGLALMMQLARELKMLAREFSLAVVVTNQVTRDSSAGPLKPALGRSWSFVPSTRVLLESKETTWEKANMQRIASLAKSPRQPTGLQVELDIGNSDVQELSPATPTQGL; from the exons atGGCGCTGCTgcgggccgggctctgccccggcctCACGGCGGAGATGGTGCCGCTGCTCCGGGCCAGCGGCCTCCGCACGG TGGTGGACTTCGTGTCGTCAGACCTGGAGGAAGTTGCGCAGAAGTGTTCCCTCTCTTACAAG GCCCTGGTTGCTGTGAGACGTGTGCTCCTGGCCCAGTTCTCAGCCTTCCCTGCCAATGGAGCAGACCTCTATGAGGAGCTCAAAAGCTCCACAGCCATCTTGTCCACGGGGATCGCCAG CTTGGACAAGCTGCTGGACTCTGGGCTGTACACGGGGGAAGTGACAGAGCTCATGGGAGTGCCTGGCAGTGGGAAGACACAG GTGTGCCTCAGCATTGCAGCCAGCGTGTCTCTCTGCCTCAAGCAGCACGTCCTGTTTCTCGACTCCACGGGGGGATTCACAGCCTCCCGCCTCTACCAGATGCTTCAAGCCCAGCCAGAGGACGAGGAAGAACAG CTGGAGGCTCTGCAGCGGGTGCAGGTGGTCCGAGTGTTTGATGTCTACGAAATGCTGAGAGCCTTGCAGGAGCTCCGGGACAGCCTCTCGCAGCAG GTCCTGAGCTCCACGGGACCTCTCAAGGTCGTGCTGATTGACTCCGTTTCGGCTGTGATTTACCCGCTGCTGGGAGGCAAGCAGTCGGAGG GCTTGGCCCTCATGATGCAGCTGGCCAGGGAGCTGAAGATGCTGGCCAGGGAGTTCAGCCTTGCAGTTGTG GTGACTAACCAGGTGACGAGGGACAGCAGCGCTGGCCCCCTGAAGCCAGCGCTTGGCCGCTCCTGGAGCTTTGTGCCCAGCACCCGGGTGCTGCTGGAGAGCAAAGAGACGACCTGGGAGAAGGCCAACATGCAGCGCATTGCCTCCCTGGCAAAATCACCTCGGCAG CCAACAGGGCTCCAGGTGGAGCTGGATATTGGAAACAGTGATGTGCAGGAGCTGAGCCCAGCAACACCCACGCAGGGGCTCTGA